One segment of Sulfobacillus thermosulfidooxidans DSM 9293 DNA contains the following:
- a CDS encoding ABC transporter ATP-binding protein — MMTRLLKILRPAWFSISLIIIFTFLQTLSTLYLPRLMANMVDQGVVKGNMSDIFTVGTMMLIVTLLAAVFSIIAGYLASKTSAEFGRIVRGQLFRHVESLMPHDFDQFGTSSLIVRSTNDVMQVQQFVNMLLRMMVIAPLMAVGGIIMAVTTNAKLSVILLVVLPLLAVGVYLILKHGLVLFHLMQQKVDVLNRIVRENLMGVRVIRAFNRDPYEQSRFERVNGDLTQVSIRVYALMALFMPLVMLMINLSTVAILWFGGREVVIGTLQVGNLMAFIQYVTQIMFSIMMVSAMFFMIPRAQASAARITEVLNLVPSVTNHDDTMIPTLTTSSSPPLIFDRVSFRYPGAEDMVLSHLSFDVPSGQLTAIVGGTGSGKTALLNLIPRFFDVSEGAILLHGVDIRNLPQQFVRSKIAYVSQKAVIFSGTIADNIRFGNPEASDEDVEEATRIAQALEFIQRLPDGFQSLVTQNGNNLSGGQKQRLAIARALVKKADIYLFDDNFSALDYQTDRRLQEALREYLQDAAIIVVSQRVQTVMDADQILVLDKGQIVGRGRHETLMQSSLVYQEFVRSQLSEEAS; from the coding sequence ATGATGACACGGCTATTAAAAATATTGCGTCCAGCATGGTTCTCCATCAGTTTGATTATCATTTTTACGTTTTTGCAGACCTTATCTACCTTATACTTACCGCGACTCATGGCAAATATGGTGGACCAAGGTGTCGTCAAAGGGAATATGTCCGATATTTTTACAGTGGGAACTATGATGTTGATCGTCACGCTGTTGGCAGCGGTCTTCTCTATTATCGCGGGATATTTGGCGTCGAAAACCTCCGCAGAATTCGGGCGCATTGTACGGGGCCAACTTTTTCGCCATGTGGAGTCATTAATGCCGCACGACTTTGACCAATTCGGAACCTCCTCCTTGATCGTGCGCTCAACCAACGATGTCATGCAAGTGCAGCAATTTGTCAATATGCTGCTTCGCATGATGGTGATTGCTCCCCTCATGGCTGTGGGCGGCATCATAATGGCTGTCACCACCAATGCCAAATTATCGGTAATTCTGCTTGTGGTATTACCTCTTTTAGCGGTGGGAGTTTATCTCATTTTGAAACACGGTCTTGTTTTGTTTCACTTGATGCAACAGAAGGTCGATGTGTTAAACCGTATTGTTCGCGAGAATTTGATGGGAGTGCGGGTGATTCGGGCTTTTAACCGGGACCCTTATGAACAGTCTCGTTTTGAACGTGTTAACGGAGATTTGACCCAGGTTTCGATTCGGGTTTATGCGTTAATGGCATTATTCATGCCATTGGTGATGCTGATGATAAACTTATCGACCGTGGCGATTTTGTGGTTTGGCGGACGAGAAGTGGTCATAGGCACACTGCAGGTAGGCAATTTGATGGCTTTCATTCAATATGTCACCCAAATTATGTTTTCGATTATGATGGTATCGGCCATGTTTTTTATGATTCCCCGAGCGCAAGCATCGGCTGCGCGGATCACTGAGGTACTGAACCTCGTCCCGTCGGTAACCAATCACGATGATACGATGATTCCCACACTGACGACTTCCTCATCACCCCCATTAATTTTCGATAGGGTGTCTTTTCGCTATCCGGGAGCCGAAGATATGGTTTTGTCTCATCTTTCCTTTGACGTTCCGTCCGGCCAACTTACGGCGATTGTGGGAGGAACAGGATCCGGCAAGACGGCTTTATTAAATCTCATTCCGCGGTTCTTTGATGTAAGTGAGGGAGCTATATTATTACATGGTGTAGACATCCGTAACCTTCCTCAACAATTTGTGCGGTCCAAAATTGCGTATGTGTCCCAAAAAGCCGTGATCTTTTCTGGAACTATTGCCGACAATATTCGTTTTGGTAACCCCGAGGCTTCCGATGAGGACGTTGAAGAAGCCACTCGAATTGCACAAGCCCTCGAATTTATTCAGCGGCTTCCTGACGGTTTTCAGTCGCTCGTCACCCAAAATGGGAATAACTTGTCGGGAGGTCAGAAACAACGACTGGCGATTGCCCGAGCCCTGGTGAAAAAAGCAGACATTTATCTATTTGACGATAATTTTTCAGCTCTCGACTACCAAACCGATCGGCGACTCCAAGAGGCCTTACGCGAATACTTGCAAGATGCTGCTATAATTGTCGTTTCCCAACGAGTACAGACTGTGATGGATGCTGATCAAATTCTGGTTCTTGACAAGGGGCAAATTGTTGGCCGTGGTCGACATGAAACCCTTATGCAAAGTTCTTTGGTTTATCAGGAATTTGTTCGTTCACAATTGTCAGAGGAGGCTAGTTGA
- a CDS encoding ABC transporter ATP-binding protein — protein MADQNRPRPFMPLIGSGGHGWGQNFAISREKPQHFRATLMRLMTYLLPYKWALTFVMLSSIIGTLFSIFGPRIMGIITTQLYQGFLHKMHGLPGINFMVIEHWLFILSALYVISALFNYLPRYLMAHVTQKSVFDLRQQLDHKLSRLPVSYFDTHPHGDILSRFVNDFDNISSTLQQSLTQIIQALITFIGVIVMMLTISPLMTLTVFLTLPLSFYFTRIIAKRAQKYFALRQSILGQLNGHIEEMYTGHHVIKAFAREHDAIRHFDEVNEQLYEASWKAQFMTSIIMPLMTFISNLGYVFVSVTGAILVTQRRLQIGDILAFIQYARQFSQPINQLSGISNVIQSTMASAERVFDLLDAPEESSLSSLSSLSSLTEITSVNPIQGHVQFDHVSFGYTPHHLIIQDFTLDVEPGQMIAIVGPTGAGKTTVVNLLMRFYDVTQGSIRIDGIDIRHMGRDDLHQLLGMVLQDTWLFHGTIRENIAYGKPGAPDSAIIAAAQQAQADHFIRTLPQGYDTVLNEEAINISGGQKQLLTIARAILADPPILILDEATSNVDTRTELLIQRAMDQLLKGRTSFVIAHRLSTIHHADRIVVMNAGSIVEQGTHHELLRRRGFYWDLYHSQYQTAPSSLTSSSPGTSTEAF, from the coding sequence ATGGCTGATCAGAACCGTCCCCGCCCCTTTATGCCTTTGATTGGCTCTGGCGGACATGGTTGGGGTCAAAATTTCGCCATTTCCAGAGAAAAACCACAACACTTTCGTGCGACGCTCATGCGTTTGATGACCTATTTGCTGCCTTATAAATGGGCACTGACCTTTGTTATGCTCAGCAGCATTATCGGAACGCTATTTTCGATTTTTGGACCCCGTATTATGGGAATTATCACCACGCAGTTATACCAAGGTTTTTTGCATAAAATGCACGGTCTACCCGGAATCAATTTTATGGTCATTGAACATTGGCTGTTTATTTTATCCGCCCTCTATGTTATCAGCGCGCTATTCAACTATCTTCCCAGGTATTTGATGGCCCATGTGACGCAGAAATCAGTTTTTGATCTCCGTCAGCAATTGGATCACAAACTGTCGCGACTTCCGGTCAGCTATTTTGACACCCATCCGCATGGTGATATATTAAGCCGGTTTGTCAACGATTTTGACAATATTAGCAGTACCTTACAGCAATCCTTAACCCAAATAATTCAAGCGTTAATCACCTTTATTGGGGTCATCGTGATGATGCTTACAATAAGCCCACTCATGACCCTCACAGTCTTTTTAACCTTGCCATTGAGTTTTTATTTTACTCGCATCATTGCTAAACGCGCTCAGAAATATTTTGCCTTACGACAAAGCATTCTTGGGCAACTCAATGGACACATTGAAGAAATGTATACCGGACATCACGTAATCAAAGCCTTTGCCCGCGAGCACGACGCGATTCGCCATTTCGACGAAGTCAATGAACAATTATATGAAGCGAGCTGGAAAGCCCAGTTTATGACCAGCATTATCATGCCTCTCATGACCTTCATCAGTAATCTTGGCTATGTCTTTGTGAGTGTTACAGGGGCCATATTAGTAACCCAACGGCGACTACAAATTGGCGATATTTTGGCATTTATCCAGTATGCTCGTCAGTTTTCCCAACCCATTAATCAACTCTCGGGAATTTCTAATGTGATTCAGTCGACGATGGCATCCGCCGAACGCGTCTTTGATTTGCTCGATGCGCCAGAAGAATCCTCTTTATCCTCTTTATCCTCTTTGTCCTCTTTGACGGAGATCACCTCAGTAAACCCTATTCAAGGTCATGTACAATTTGATCACGTGAGTTTTGGCTACACACCCCATCACCTCATTATCCAGGATTTCACCTTAGATGTGGAACCGGGACAAATGATTGCCATCGTTGGCCCGACCGGAGCCGGGAAAACCACCGTGGTGAATTTATTAATGCGGTTCTACGACGTCACTCAAGGTAGCATTCGCATCGATGGCATAGACATTCGTCACATGGGCCGGGATGATCTGCACCAGCTGCTGGGGATGGTCTTGCAAGATACCTGGTTATTTCATGGCACCATTCGTGAAAATATTGCCTACGGTAAACCAGGCGCTCCGGATTCCGCCATTATAGCCGCGGCCCAGCAGGCGCAAGCCGATCATTTCATTCGCACCCTTCCCCAAGGCTATGATACCGTGTTAAACGAGGAGGCCATCAATATTTCGGGAGGACAAAAACAGTTATTGACCATCGCCCGAGCCATTTTAGCTGATCCCCCGATCTTGATATTGGACGAGGCAACGAGCAATGTCGATACCCGCACGGAGCTGCTTATTCAACGGGCGATGGATCAATTACTTAAAGGTCGAACGAGTTTTGTTATTGCCCATCGCCTTTCCACGATTCACCATGCCGATCGCATTGTGGTCATGAATGCGGGCAGTATTGTCGAACAGGGTACACACCACGAGTTGCTACGCCGGCGGGGTTTTTACTGGGATCTTTATCACAGTCAATATCAGACTGCCCCTTCCTCCCTAACCTCTTCTAGCCCCGGCACCTCAACCGAGGCCTTTTAG
- a CDS encoding acetate--CoA ligase: protein MGSSFSLTDVPLIAPSYRPSSRLPISSEKDYPAFYQRSIEHVGAYWATVAQELVWDQMWHADMQGELPNFEFFKNGYLNVSANCIDRHAQRHPHRQALKWISETGEEKTWTYSQLLDQTARMASFLRQQGIQPGDVVAIFLPNLLETFAAVHACYRIGAIYNIIFSGFSQEALYDRLVETKPRIIITADGTYRRGRIIPLKQTLDRIVERIDSVEHVIVIRRANTAITMTRPRDIFWDDILHDVTTYQDPLPIEANQPGFIIYTSGTTSKPKGLIHSGAGFLVGAYHNVKFTLDLGENDVYWCTADTGWLTFPIFELVGGLAHGASMIVYEGAMDYPTPAHFYQILSHNQVTKIFTAPTWLRMLARFGESLAHEYALDTLQLIGLVGEPLDANTWQWVRQHLGSGQVDINNTYGQSETGSAWASGIAGVTAMKPGSCGPALPGHAYQIVNANGEPEALNTAGTLVLTQPFPALTRGIWGNRERYYTQYFSQYPGRYNTFDTAVEDSNRHLWVLGRIDDVINVAAHRLSTMEMESVILQLPGVAESAVIGVDDTLKGQVPVAFVTLRDNSLKQENWNAKVGEQISQQIGSIARPAQVYVIDAMPKTRSGKIVRRLLKEIVTTGRAEGDRTGMENPEIVDTLVAQLQEAIHLQTDDS from the coding sequence ATGGGATCGTCATTTTCGTTAACCGATGTTCCCCTGATTGCTCCGAGCTACCGCCCATCGTCTCGCTTGCCGATTTCTTCGGAAAAAGACTACCCAGCCTTTTATCAGCGTTCGATTGAACATGTCGGAGCTTATTGGGCAACTGTGGCTCAAGAACTGGTATGGGATCAGATGTGGCATGCGGATATGCAAGGAGAATTACCAAACTTTGAATTTTTTAAAAACGGATATCTTAATGTCAGCGCCAACTGCATCGATCGTCACGCACAGCGCCATCCTCATCGCCAAGCCTTGAAATGGATCAGCGAAACCGGTGAGGAAAAAACATGGACTTATAGCCAGTTATTAGATCAAACGGCAAGAATGGCATCTTTTTTACGGCAACAGGGGATTCAACCCGGTGATGTTGTGGCCATTTTTCTCCCGAATTTGCTTGAAACATTTGCGGCGGTCCATGCATGTTATCGTATTGGCGCGATTTACAACATTATCTTCTCGGGGTTTTCCCAAGAAGCATTGTATGATCGGCTAGTTGAAACAAAACCCCGCATTATTATTACAGCCGACGGCACTTACCGCAGGGGACGCATCATTCCCTTAAAACAAACGTTGGATAGGATTGTGGAACGGATTGACAGTGTTGAACATGTTATTGTTATCCGACGGGCCAACACGGCAATCACCATGACGAGACCTCGTGATATATTTTGGGATGATATTTTGCATGATGTGACCACCTACCAGGATCCTCTTCCGATCGAAGCAAACCAACCCGGTTTTATTATTTATACGTCAGGAACCACATCGAAACCCAAAGGACTCATTCATAGTGGAGCCGGTTTCCTTGTGGGCGCTTACCACAATGTGAAATTTACGTTGGATTTGGGTGAGAATGATGTCTATTGGTGTACCGCTGATACGGGATGGCTCACGTTTCCAATTTTTGAGTTGGTAGGCGGTTTAGCTCACGGGGCGAGTATGATCGTCTATGAGGGCGCTATGGATTATCCGACGCCTGCCCATTTCTATCAAATTTTGTCTCACAATCAAGTGACCAAAATCTTTACGGCTCCCACTTGGTTACGGATGCTCGCACGTTTTGGCGAATCTTTAGCCCATGAATATGCGTTAGACACTCTCCAGCTTATTGGATTGGTCGGTGAGCCACTAGATGCCAATACATGGCAGTGGGTGCGTCAACACCTCGGATCGGGTCAGGTTGATATTAATAATACTTACGGACAAAGTGAAACGGGCAGTGCCTGGGCTTCGGGAATTGCCGGGGTCACCGCCATGAAACCGGGATCGTGTGGTCCGGCCTTACCCGGTCATGCCTATCAAATTGTCAACGCGAATGGGGAACCCGAGGCGTTGAACACGGCCGGCACATTAGTGTTAACGCAGCCCTTTCCTGCCTTAACGCGGGGGATTTGGGGAAATCGCGAACGATATTACACGCAGTACTTTAGCCAATATCCCGGACGTTATAACACCTTTGATACAGCCGTTGAGGATTCAAACCGTCATCTTTGGGTTTTGGGACGCATTGATGATGTGATTAATGTGGCCGCTCACCGGCTGTCCACCATGGAAATGGAAAGTGTGATCCTCCAATTACCGGGGGTTGCTGAATCCGCAGTCATTGGAGTCGATGACACCCTGAAGGGCCAAGTGCCCGTCGCGTTTGTCACCCTACGCGATAATTCTTTAAAACAGGAAAACTGGAATGCCAAAGTTGGGGAGCAAATCAGCCAGCAAATCGGATCTATTGCGCGACCCGCTCAGGTTTATGTTATTGACGCGATGCCCAAAACCCGTAGTGGGAAGATTGTGCGTCGTCTCCTGAAAGAGATTGTGACAACAGGCCGGGCTGAAGGGGATCGCACGGGCATGGAAAATCCCGAAATTGTGGATACATTAGTGGCTCAACTACAAGAGGCGATCCACTTACAAACAGATGACAGCTAA
- a CDS encoding AAA family ATPase, which yields MKLRHITISNVLHYRHLHVAFDGAPSGLHILYGPNETGKTTLLRVMIDWLYGGTIAEPFRDHYDSQTLLDGVIEDAFGNHISLRRKKRYSRLELANSSISEDDLKQYLGGYDKERFMLLFGLDHERLREGGESLLQSGGHAGVSLFEAGGGIQHLHNFLRDLDERANAILDPSFRRGSAKLLNKRWKEYLDAEQHIRDTSVRSEEWHQQKQSIAALEHELAQIKQQRHALEQQREKFKRLQRVKTMLPDLHRVREQIQELGAIIPLTDENEQLIEQLLDTRQQIARKIQDMEAQRQQQHDQLQALVPESQLLTHTHAILKIGRALTQYETWRNEELPKLRQAEQQVSADIALRLKSLVADPHHATVDMLRIPYEAMESIKRLIEKLQEMTKQREIEEKRYQDLLNDQTQKQDALRHLGAVEDVTPLRNLVDQIRHKGALDDQIASLRQHTESLRQGLEKRLQQQTIFDGDLEHLDTLPLPLDTTLNYFHSAWDTMESQLREQRRDIAHKEQNLANLIRDLEKLELEGHIPVEAELIQVRHQRNQTWSLLKRKWLFHEDIPGEISDLNPERPVEEVFETLLHEADTIADRLRKEADKSARRALLLFNRDQITRQLQQDRQRLEQLQNEFTAMQHTWQRQWEGSGLNAQSPAEMKEWLSTFYQPLREGLSTLTQEQQELQRLLSQHAMFQQRLQNAAQQYQLVLVDTSLNEQLDQCEEFVRNMERKAQAARTYQHDLQTIADKLDRQQTVLRGYDNQLAALYSQWAQWREKYPLIPHDPEIAAGYLQQLHEIFRADQRKSELVQEITRKEGACQRFETETRTLAEQLGEPIDELTSISSWISSVLARLDEAKNIASQRQQVARQIDNTDEALKMLRHEENTVNEQLNTWVLRYQCQDILSLRTIIEQSRQYKEAQDRALSLETNIRQAGDGLPLADLEQEFNAVDPTLDLSLEIDRLTEQIDQLMTYEDTQKERLKEMQISFQGLSGDRALAADEAQGAQYLLADIDRLWTEYLRVELARRLLQRAIELYRQQNESSILDRASQFFRRLTLNHYAALMVDYDGNVPYLEARDQQGNKRLVGQMSDGTRDQLYLALRLAFISQHLDNGESLPLILDDILVHFDDDRTKATLEVLSEMANRTQVIYFTHHQLVVNLAHDLHPKPAHVHYLAQLV from the coding sequence GTGAAACTGCGGCACATAACCATTTCCAATGTTTTGCATTACCGCCATCTACACGTTGCCTTTGATGGGGCACCATCAGGCCTCCATATCCTTTACGGGCCGAATGAAACAGGCAAGACGACCTTACTTCGTGTGATGATTGATTGGTTATATGGTGGGACGATTGCAGAGCCGTTTCGCGACCATTACGACAGTCAAACCCTTCTTGACGGCGTCATCGAAGACGCTTTCGGAAACCATATTTCCTTGCGGCGCAAGAAACGTTATTCGCGCCTGGAATTGGCGAATTCCTCGATCTCTGAGGACGATCTGAAGCAATATTTGGGCGGCTATGATAAAGAACGGTTTATGTTGTTATTTGGATTAGACCACGAACGGTTACGTGAGGGGGGCGAGAGTCTCTTACAATCTGGTGGACATGCTGGGGTCTCGTTATTTGAGGCGGGAGGAGGGATCCAGCATCTGCATAATTTCTTGCGGGATTTGGATGAACGGGCTAATGCCATACTCGATCCGAGTTTTCGTCGGGGTTCTGCGAAACTTCTCAATAAACGGTGGAAAGAGTACCTGGATGCCGAACAACACATTCGTGACACCAGTGTCCGTTCCGAGGAATGGCACCAACAAAAACAGTCTATTGCAGCCTTGGAACATGAACTAGCCCAGATTAAGCAACAACGGCACGCTCTGGAACAGCAACGGGAAAAATTTAAGCGGTTGCAACGTGTTAAGACGATGCTGCCCGATCTTCACCGGGTGCGAGAGCAGATTCAAGAACTGGGCGCTATCATCCCGCTGACAGACGAAAACGAACAACTGATCGAACAGCTATTAGACACTCGTCAACAAATTGCCCGTAAAATCCAAGATATGGAAGCGCAGCGGCAACAACAACACGATCAGCTCCAAGCTCTCGTGCCCGAATCGCAATTGTTAACCCATACTCATGCGATTTTAAAGATCGGTCGTGCGCTCACGCAATATGAGACCTGGCGCAATGAAGAACTGCCCAAATTGCGGCAAGCCGAACAACAGGTATCCGCGGATATCGCTCTCCGCTTGAAATCGCTGGTAGCCGATCCCCATCATGCTACAGTGGACATGCTACGCATTCCTTATGAGGCCATGGAATCGATCAAAAGACTGATTGAAAAACTGCAAGAGATGACAAAGCAACGAGAAATCGAGGAGAAACGGTACCAAGATTTACTCAATGATCAAACTCAAAAACAAGACGCATTACGCCATCTCGGCGCCGTAGAGGACGTCACACCTTTACGAAACCTGGTGGATCAGATTCGTCATAAAGGCGCCCTGGACGATCAGATCGCATCCTTACGCCAACACACGGAGTCCCTGCGCCAAGGGCTTGAGAAAAGGCTTCAACAGCAAACCATTTTTGACGGTGACTTAGAGCATCTAGATACTCTGCCATTACCATTGGACACGACATTAAATTACTTTCACAGTGCGTGGGACACGATGGAAAGCCAGTTACGGGAACAACGCCGGGATATTGCGCATAAAGAGCAAAACTTGGCGAACTTGATCAGGGACTTAGAAAAGCTAGAACTCGAAGGCCACATCCCTGTAGAAGCTGAACTCATACAAGTCCGTCACCAACGCAATCAGACATGGTCACTATTGAAACGAAAGTGGCTATTTCACGAAGATATCCCGGGGGAAATCTCGGATCTGAATCCAGAACGGCCTGTCGAAGAGGTATTTGAAACCCTGTTGCACGAGGCGGACACTATCGCGGATCGGTTACGCAAGGAGGCGGACAAATCCGCTCGCCGAGCACTCTTGTTATTCAATCGCGATCAAATTACCCGTCAATTACAACAAGACCGCCAACGCCTTGAGCAATTACAAAACGAATTCACCGCAATGCAGCACACGTGGCAAAGACAGTGGGAGGGATCCGGGTTAAACGCCCAAAGCCCTGCAGAAATGAAAGAATGGTTAAGCACTTTTTATCAACCTCTGCGGGAAGGTCTGAGCACTCTAACCCAGGAGCAACAGGAACTACAAAGACTATTAAGTCAGCATGCCATGTTTCAGCAGCGTTTGCAAAATGCCGCTCAACAGTATCAGCTGGTTTTGGTGGATACCTCCTTAAATGAACAACTAGACCAGTGTGAAGAATTTGTCCGCAACATGGAGAGAAAGGCACAAGCTGCTCGGACGTATCAACACGATTTACAGACGATTGCAGACAAATTAGACCGGCAGCAAACCGTCCTAAGAGGGTACGATAATCAGTTGGCAGCTCTCTATAGCCAGTGGGCCCAATGGCGAGAAAAGTATCCCCTCATTCCCCATGACCCTGAAATTGCGGCGGGTTACCTTCAACAACTTCATGAGATATTTAGAGCGGATCAGAGAAAAAGTGAACTGGTTCAGGAAATTACCCGTAAAGAGGGGGCATGCCAGCGATTTGAGACCGAGACCCGTACCTTAGCTGAGCAACTGGGTGAACCCATTGATGAGCTGACATCCATCAGTTCGTGGATTTCTTCGGTATTGGCTCGGCTCGATGAGGCCAAGAATATTGCCAGTCAGCGACAACAAGTCGCCCGTCAAATCGATAACACGGACGAGGCGTTGAAGATGTTGCGTCATGAAGAGAACACCGTGAACGAGCAATTAAATACCTGGGTGTTACGGTATCAATGTCAAGATATTCTCTCTCTGCGCACTATTATTGAGCAATCCCGGCAATATAAAGAGGCACAGGACCGTGCTTTATCATTGGAAACCAATATTCGACAAGCTGGTGATGGGTTACCCCTGGCTGACCTTGAACAGGAATTTAATGCGGTGGATCCCACACTGGATTTGTCCTTGGAAATCGATCGCCTAACCGAACAAATTGACCAACTCATGACATACGAAGACACCCAAAAAGAGCGATTGAAGGAAATGCAGATATCCTTTCAAGGGTTAAGCGGAGACCGAGCCCTAGCCGCCGATGAGGCACAAGGCGCACAGTACCTGCTTGCAGACATTGACAGGTTATGGACAGAATACTTGCGCGTTGAATTAGCACGACGGTTATTGCAACGGGCTATAGAACTCTATCGTCAACAAAACGAATCGTCGATTCTTGATAGGGCCAGTCAATTTTTTCGCCGGCTCACCTTAAACCATTATGCAGCCCTAATGGTTGATTATGACGGTAATGTTCCGTATTTGGAGGCGCGGGATCAGCAAGGCAATAAGCGCCTGGTGGGACAGATGAGCGATGGGACTCGGGATCAATTGTACTTGGCGCTACGTCTAGCCTTTATCAGTCAACATCTCGATAATGGGGAGTCCTTGCCATTAATCTTAGACGATATTTTGGTTCATTTTGATGATGATCGCACGAAAGCCACGTTGGAGGTTTTAAGTGAGATGGCAAATCGCACTCAGGTTATCTACTTTACCCATCATCAATTGGTTGTCAATCTTGCCCATGATCTCCATCCCAAGCCGGCCCATGTTCATTACCTTGCACAACTTGTCTAA
- a CDS encoding metallophosphoesterase family protein: MFKFIHCADLHLDSPMRGLSARDDAPVEMIRSATREAFKKLVNLASAEKVRFIIIAGDLFDGDWPDYSTGLFFNRIMSALKDLGIDVYIAQGNHDAASNITRHLVLPSNVHQFATDHAQTFVIDDVKVALHGQGFAAREVRENMVLNYPDALPDYFNVGVLHTSLEGHEGHETYAPCSVTDLIHKHYDYWALGHVHKRQVIRETNPCILYPGNLQGRHIRETGDKGCTLVTVNGHDLTFEHRSLDVLRWYLVDIDLSGAEQHEDFVERVIRTFQQYREENPGIPLALRLQFYGPTALHGELLAESDYFFHEIDNAVAMTAPGQIWIEKVKFATSYPVKTEPSSSQLNALSKLEMYINDAQNDEEFLQQFLHDIERVQLRLKAYTKSDGATVIGSLQDVKTLIRDAQDVLLALMTKGGH; encoded by the coding sequence ATGTTTAAATTTATCCACTGCGCTGATTTGCATTTAGATAGTCCGATGCGAGGGTTATCGGCTCGCGATGATGCTCCCGTAGAGATGATCCGTTCCGCAACACGCGAAGCGTTTAAAAAATTGGTTAACCTCGCCAGCGCGGAAAAGGTCCGGTTCATTATCATTGCAGGGGATTTATTTGATGGGGATTGGCCCGATTATTCAACCGGACTATTTTTTAATCGCATCATGTCAGCATTGAAGGATCTCGGTATAGATGTCTACATTGCGCAAGGCAACCATGATGCCGCATCAAATATCACCCGCCATCTGGTTTTGCCCTCCAATGTTCATCAATTTGCCACCGATCATGCCCAAACTTTTGTCATCGACGACGTTAAAGTTGCACTTCACGGACAGGGATTTGCCGCACGGGAAGTTCGTGAAAATATGGTTCTGAATTACCCCGATGCGCTACCGGATTATTTTAATGTCGGCGTTTTGCACACCTCCTTGGAAGGACATGAAGGCCATGAAACGTATGCCCCCTGCTCGGTCACAGATCTTATTCACAAACATTATGATTATTGGGCCCTAGGACACGTTCACAAAAGACAAGTCATTCGTGAAACGAATCCGTGTATTCTTTATCCGGGAAACTTGCAAGGGCGGCATATTCGAGAAACGGGAGACAAAGGATGTACACTGGTCACCGTTAACGGGCACGACTTGACCTTCGAACATCGTTCGTTGGATGTGTTACGGTGGTATTTAGTGGATATTGATTTAAGTGGTGCTGAACAACATGAAGATTTTGTAGAACGTGTTATCAGGACATTTCAGCAATATCGTGAGGAAAATCCCGGTATACCCTTAGCTCTCCGATTACAATTTTATGGTCCAACAGCACTACATGGTGAATTATTAGCGGAGTCGGACTACTTTTTCCATGAAATTGATAATGCGGTGGCGATGACCGCACCCGGTCAGATTTGGATTGAAAAAGTGAAATTTGCGACGTCTTATCCCGTAAAAACTGAACCATCGTCTTCCCAACTCAATGCGCTATCGAAATTGGAAATGTACATCAACGATGCGCAAAACGATGAGGAGTTTCTCCAACAATTTTTGCATGATATCGAACGGGTTCAGCTCCGCTTAAAAGCCTATACCAAATCCGACGGAGCAACGGTCATTGGGTCGTTGCAGGATGTAAAGACCTTAATAAGGGATGCTCAAGATGTCTTGTTAGCCCTGATGACGAAAGGAGGGCATTAA
- a CDS encoding O-methyltransferase: MDNTASAYNRPEIVTQALHMAQQLALSESCLDEVGELLALLAGYIRTGKIAEIGTGCGVGTAWLASAAATDVWTVDHDLSHVNRVRQLFAHHSTVHVLAGDWTQILRHGPFQLIFVDAKPAKYLGIDAIIAACAVGGLIILDDLTPFELWPEAWKDKCDPLRDMWLHHAQLWSVEIRTSARHAAILARRTK; the protein is encoded by the coding sequence ATGGATAACACCGCATCGGCCTACAATAGGCCTGAAATCGTCACGCAAGCTTTACACATGGCCCAACAATTAGCACTTTCTGAGTCCTGCTTGGATGAAGTGGGTGAGTTATTAGCCCTACTTGCCGGATATATTCGCACAGGAAAAATCGCTGAAATTGGCACGGGATGCGGTGTTGGCACCGCGTGGTTAGCAAGTGCGGCCGCTACCGATGTGTGGACGGTCGATCACGATTTATCCCATGTGAATCGGGTTCGGCAATTGTTTGCCCATCATTCTACGGTGCATGTCTTAGCCGGAGACTGGACTCAAATTTTACGACATGGACCCTTTCAATTAATCTTTGTTGATGCGAAGCCTGCTAAATATCTGGGAATAGATGCCATTATTGCCGCCTGTGCCGTGGGCGGCTTGATAATCCTCGATGATTTAACCCCGTTCGAATTATGGCCTGAAGCGTGGAAGGACAAGTGCGATCCGCTGCGAGACATGTGGTTGCATCATGCTCAGCTGTGGAGTGTGGAAATACGTACCTCAGCTCGCCATGCAGCGATATTAGCCCGGCGCACAAAATAG